Proteins encoded by one window of Pelmatolapia mariae isolate MD_Pm_ZW linkage group LG14, Pm_UMD_F_2, whole genome shotgun sequence:
- the treh gene encoding trehalase, producing the protein MSNLKAFCFLSLALIASVKGAVPPPCDSEIYCTGPILHQVQEAKLFDDDKHFVDMKLRSAPDDVLSAFRNLTSKFPNTTIPPVKLREFLNTSFDQPGTEFESWTPPDWHEKPNFLSGIADDKLREWAEKIHGLWKSLGRKIHSDVKDHPELYSQIYTPHPVVVPGGRFRELYYWDSYWVINGLLLSEMTDTAHGMIQNFLYLVNRYGFVPNGGRIYYERRSQPPFLTLMVESYYQATKDKEFLRAALPVLEVEYQFWMQNRSVDLELNGKQHVLNRYYVEVGLPRPESYLDDLELAEGLTDGKKEQLWMDLNSGAESGWDFTSRWYIADGGDNSGTLRDTRTSQILPADLNALLCRNERTLASFHRLLGDSDSAAVYDQAAARRLEAIESVLWDAERGAWFDYNLMTRSKNFEFYPSNLGPIWAQCYSQPEMGEKAVQYLKGSGALQFPNGVPTSLKESGQQWDYPNAWPPLQHMLIDGFSKLPSEDAKKLSFDLAQRWIKTNWLAYIKYEAMFEKYDVNGDGKPGGGGEYEVQLGFGWTNGVALQLLDQYGATLTSGGRRVCSGLLLPLVILARIMLQ; encoded by the exons ATGAGCAACTTGAAAGCGTTTTGCTTCTTGTCTTTGGCTCTCATCGCTAGTGTAAAGGGAGCTGTTCCTCCACCATGTGACAG TGAAATATACTGCACCGGGCCCATCTTGCACCAGGTCCAAGAAGCGAAACTGTTTGACGATGATAAGCATTTTGTTGACATGAAGCTGAGGTCGGCTCCTG ATGATGTTTTGTCGGCCTTTCGCAACCTTACAAGCAAGTTTCCAAATACAACCATCCCGCCTGTGAAACTGCGGGAGTTTCTCAATACAAGCTTTGATCAACCAGGGACCGAGTTTGAATCATGGACTCCGCCAGACTGGCATGAGAA ACCAAACTTCCTGAGTGGGATAGCAGATGATAAACTACGCGAGTGGGCAGAAAAGATCCACGGTCTGTGGAAATCTCTTGGCAGAAAG ATCCATTCTGATGTTAAAGATCACCCAGAGCTCTACTCTCAGATTTACACCCCACATCCCGTTGTTGTGCCAGGGGGGCGCTTCAGGGAGCTCTACTATTG GGACTCCTACTGGGTCATCAACGGGCTCCTGCTGTCAGAAATGACAGATACAGCCCATGGAATGATCCAAAACTTCCTCTACCTTGTCAACAG ATATGGCTTTGTTCCAAATGGTGGGCGGATTTACTATGAAAGGCGCAGTCAGCCTCCATTCCTCACTCTAATGGTAGAGAGCTACTATCAAGCAACCAAGGATAAAGAGTTCCTCAG AGCGGCTTTACCAGTTCTGGAGGTGGAGTACCAATTCTGGATGCAGAACCGTTCTGTGGATCTAGAATTAAATGGGAAGCAGCATGTACTGAACCGGTATTATGTAGAGGTGGGCTTGCCCAG GCCTGAATCTTATCTGGACGATCTGGAATTAGCTGAGGGACTCACTGATG gCAAGAAAGAGCAGCTGTGGATGGATCTGAATTCGGGTGCAGAGTCTGGTTGGGACTTTACTTCCCGCTGGTATATAGCTGATGGCGGCGACAACAGTGGCACCCTGAGAGACACGCGCACCAGTCAGATCCTGCCCGCTGACCTCAACGCTTTGCTGTGCCGCAACGAGAGAACTCTTGCGTCGTTTCATCGGCTGCTCG GTGATAGTGACTCAGCTGCAGTATACGACCAGGCTGCAGCACGGAGGCTGGAGGCGATAGAGTCTGTGCTTTGGGATGCTGAGAGGGGAGCCTGGTTTGACTACAACCTGATGACACGCTCCAAAAACTTTGAGTTTTATCCCTCCAACCTGGGACCAATTTGGGCACAGTGCTATTCTCAGCCTGAGATGGGAGAGAAGGCGGTACAGTATCTGAAG GGGAGTGGAGCTCTCCAGTTTCCCAATGGAGTTCCAACATCACTGAAAGAGTCTGGGCAGCAGTGGGACTATCCTAATGCGTGGCCACCTCTGCAGCACATGCTTATCGATG GTTTTTCCAAGCTACCTTCAGAGGATGCTAAAAAACTCTCATTCGATTTGGCCCAGCGCTGGATCAAGACAAACTGGCTGGCATACATTAAGTATGAAGCCATGTTTGAAAAG TACGATGTGAACGGAGATGGAAAACCTGGTGGTGGAGGAGAATATGAAGTTCAG CTGGGGTTTGGTTGGACCAATGGCGTGGCGCTGCAGCTCTTAGACCAATATGGGGCGACTCT
- the ddx6 gene encoding probable ATP-dependent RNA helicase ddx6, which yields MSTARTENPVILGLPNQNGQLRGSVKPAGAPGGGGGGPQQQLNQMKGTINNGNSQPAPTTNAVIKPGDDWKKNLKLPPKDMRMKTSDVTATKGNEFEDYCLKRELLMGIFEMGWEKPSPIQEESIPIALSGRDILARAKNGTGKSGAYLIPLLERIDLKKDCIQALVIVPTRELALQVSQICIQVSKHMGGVKVMATTGGTNLRDDIMRLDETVHVVIATPGRILDLIKKGVAKVGQVQMIVLDEADKLLSQDFVVMMEEILGFLPKQRQILLYSATFPLSVQKFMNSHLQKPYEINLMEELTLKGVTQYYAYVTERQKVHCLNTLFSRLQINQSIIFCNSSQRVELLAKKISQLGYSCFYIHAKMRQEHRNRVFHDFRNGLCRNLVCTDLFTRGIDIQAVNVVINFDFPKLGETYLHRIGRSGRFGHLGLAINLITYDDRFNLKGIEEQLGTEIKPIPGIIDKSLYVAEYHSESGEEVKP from the exons ATGAGCACCGCCAGAACGGAGAACCCAGTGATTCTGGGCTTGCCCAACCAGAATGGACAGCTCAGAGGCTCAGTGAAGCCTGCTGGAGcaccaggtggaggtggaggagggccGCAGCAGCAGCTTAACCAGATGAAAGGCACAATCAACAATGGAAACTCCCAGCCAGCCCCTACAACAAATGCTGTCATCAA GCCTGGAGATGACTGGAAGAAAAATTTGAAATTGCCCCCAAAGGACATGAGGATGAAAACTTCG GATGTGACTGCAACTAAAGGCAATGAGTTTGAAGATTATTGCCTAAAGAGGGAGCTGCTTATGGGAATCTTTGAGATGGGCTGGGAAAAGCCATCTCCAATCCAG GAGGAGAGCATCCCCATTGCACTGTCAGGAAGAGATATTTTGGCCAGAGCCAAGAATGGCACGGGAAAGAGTGGAGCCTACCTCATTCCCTTACTTGAACGCATTGACCTGAAGAAGGACTGCATACAAG CTTTGGTCATAGTGCCCACCAGAGAACTGGCTCTGCAAGTAAGCCAAATATGTATCCAGGTCAGCAAACACATGGGTGGTGTGAAGGTCATGGCAACCACAGGTGGAACCAATCTCCGTGATGACATCATGAGACTCGATGAAACGG TACATGTGGTCATTGCCACACCTGGAAGGATTTTAGACCTCATCAAGAAAGGAGTGGCCAAAGTTGGTCAAGTGCAGATGATTGTTCTAGATGAA GCTGACAAGCTCCTGTCTCAGGACTTTGTGGTCATGATGGAGGAGATCCTGGGCTTTTTGCCCAAGCAGAGGCAGATTTTGCTTTATTCTGCAACCTTCCCTCTCAGCGTGCAGAAGTTCATG AATTCACACTTGCAGAAACCCTATGAAATCAACCTAATGGAGGAGCTTACACTGAAGGGTGTGACTCAGTATTATGCTTATGTAACTGAAAGGCAAAAAGTCCATTGCCTCAACACCTTGTTTTCCAGG ctccagaTCAACCAGTCCATAATCTTCTGCAACTCGTCTCAGAGAGTGGAGCTCCTTGCCAAGAAGATCTCCCAGCTTGGTTATTCATGTTTCTACATTCATGCAAAGATGAGACAG GAACATCGTAACCGTGTATTCCACGACTTCAGAAATGGCCTGTGCCGGAATCTAGTCTGCACTG ACCTCTTCACAAGAGGAATCGACATTCAAGCTGTGAATGTTGTGATCAATTTTGATTTTCCTAAGCTGGGAGAAACGTACCTTCATCGCATCGGTAGATCTG GCCGCTTCGGACACCTGGGTCTAGCTATCAACCTCATCACGTATGACGATCGCTTCAACCTGAAAGGGATTGAGGAACAGCTTGGAACAGAAATAAAGCCCATCCCTGGCATCATTGACAAGAGCCTATACGTGGCAGAGTACCACAGTGAGAGTGGCGAAGAAGTCAAGCCATGA
- the LOC134641018 gene encoding C-X-C chemokine receptor type 5, which produces MASTMTLIAFERTPEELDNLTYDFYNFTDDYYNFTDDQCENEEALQSFYGQFLPVLYTVIFLLGVAGNGLMITVLVTRWRQLRITEIYLLHLALADLMLLFTIPFDVADSATGWIFGDFMCKLNEFLKNLNLLCGSVLLACIGFDRYLAIVHAIPSMQSRLPRTVHLTCLIMWLICLCLALPNAVFASVTQKNSTTGIPFLACYHYSYGEHASNWVLANSVFHHLCFFLSLVIMSYCYTALVITLCNSQKSEAKKGAIRISLLVTLVFCFCWLPYNVSLIIYTLRQQSVIADDDCKLREIMLQVLEVTKSLGISHCCLNPFLYAFVGVRFRNEMIHLLCKLGCRRICLPFLRVHGHSRVSISDGATTNSTVLM; this is translated from the exons ATGGCTTCAACAATGACTCTTATAGCATTTGAG CGGACACCTGAAGAACTCGATAACTTGACCTATGACTTCTACAACTTCACCGATGACTACTACAACTTCACCGATGACCAGTGTGAAAATGAAGAGGCCCTGCAGAGTTTTTATGGCCAGTTCCTGCCTGTGCTGTACACTGTGATTTTTCTCCTGGGTGTGGCAGGGAATGGCCTGATGATAACAGTCCTGGTGACACGATGGCGCCAGCTCCGCATCACAGAGATCTACCTACTGCATCTTGCCCTGGCTGATCTCATGCTTTTATTTACAATTCCCTTCGATGTGGCTGACAGCGCCACCGGCTGGATTTTTGGAGATTTTATGTGCAAACTGAATGAGTTCTTGAAGAATCTGAACCTCCTTTGTGGCAGCGTCCTTTTAGCTTGCATTGGATTTGATCGATATTTGGCAATTGTTCATGCAATTCCCAGTATGCAAAGTCGCCTTCCAAGAACAGTGCACCTAACTTGTTTGATAATGTGGctcatctgtttgtgtttggcATTACCGAATGCCGTATTTGCCTCAGTGACACAGAAAAATTCAACGACAGGCATACCTTTCCTGGCCTGTTACCACTACAGTTATGGTGAACACGCAAGCAACTGGGTTTTGGCCAACAGTGTCTTTCatcatttgtgttttttcttatctCTGGTTATCATGAGCTACTGCTACACAGCACTAGTAATTACTCTGTGCAACAGCCAGAAAAGTGAAGCAAAAAAAGGAGCCATTCGAATATCACTGCTTGTCACACTTGTGTTTTGCTTCTGTTGGCTGCCATATAACGTCAGCTTGATCATATATACCCTGCGACAACAGAGTGTGATCGCGGATGACGACTGTAAATTAAGAGAAATAATGCTGCAAGTGCTCGAAGTGACAAAGAGCCTGGGTATCTCGCACTGTTGCCTGAACCCTTTCTTGTATGCATTTGTTGGAGTGCGCTTTCGCAATGAGATGATACATCTGCTTTGTAAACTGGGCTGCAGACGAATCTGCCTGCCTTTCCTCAGAGTCCATGGCCACAGTCGGGTATCAATTTCTGATGGAGCAACCACCAACAGCACAGTGCTCATGTAA